A region of the Synergistaceae bacterium genome:
AAAGCCTTCACGATTGCCGCAGACTCTAATAAATCGCCCTTAAAACTATTCCATGATAATTTACTTCTGACTTCGTTATATCGTCTTTGAGCTGCTTCTATACGTTCAATTTGTTGTAATTGACGGGCTTGTTTTTCCCGTAGTGCGTCAGTGCTTTGTCCCGCTGCTCCGAGTGCGTTTCTTAATTGCGATAAAGACTCTCTATCACGTTCGAGTCCCCGCTGTAATTTGTCCGCACTGTTATTCAATCTTGACTGTTCGCGCTCTAAATTTCTCGTCTGAGTCTGCGCCGCTTGTAATTCCCCTTTTGTTCGCGCGAGTCTTTGTGCGAGTATCTGATACGTTGCGCTTTTCTTTTGTCCTGACTGAATTAATTTATCTTGAGCGGCTTTCAGTGCACTGTATCTTGACTGCAATTTTTGTACTTGCATTCTTGACGCGTCTAATTGAGTCCCCGTTAATTTAGCACTCTGACGCATTGACAACATAGTTTCTTGATTAGTCCTGATTTTCTGCGAGAGATTCGCAAATTCGCCCGTTTGAGCTGCTGTTTTCTTGAGCCCGGCGAGTTTATTATTAAAATCGTTTACAGCTTGACCGGCTGCCGCCAAATTGCCGCCGATTCCGTTATTCATAGCTACATCAAGTTTAAATATCAAGTCTAAAACTTTTGTCATATTTCTATCACCTCGATATATAATTTTGCCATAAAAATTTTACAGGAGGGAATTAATTAATGCCGTTCATCAGTCAAGACAGATTAAATGATTACTCAAGGGCCCGCGCTATTGAACTTCAATACGAAATTGACGGCTTGCAAGAAAAGTTAAAGAATACTCCGGCCGAGTCGCCGCGGTATTCAAGCATTCAAGAGAGGATTAATAAACTTCAAGATTTACAGCGCGAAATATGCCCGCCGTATGTGCTGCACTGTAATTATCATGAGGACGGGACAATTTTGAAATTTATCAACAGGGTATTAAATTTTATTTTGCTGGGCGGAATTTGTATATTTGCGCTGATGTTTATTTGCGCGATAATTTTTTATTGATTCGTTCGTTCTCGTTATTGATTATCTCTACCCAGTCCGGCAAGTCTTTAATAGGCTGCTTCAGCCACTCGAATATACTTGTATTTGCCTCACACATTGCGAGCCGGTAACAAAGCAGCCTGATTTTATGCGTTATACTGTTTTCTCTTCCAGGCTCCCAGAGTCCGCACCTGACAAAAAAATTAATGTCTGATTTAATATATTCGTGAAGTCTTGAGCTCCCAGTGTCATTAATGCCTCGCGCGGCAACCCTGAAGCCTTAGCCGCAATTGTTAAGACATAACCCCGTGAATAATCAGCCGCTCCCATTGTGATATTACCGCCTGCACGCCTCGTGATTTCTTCAGCGTCAATCATGTCCTGACCGGTTAATTTATCGAACTCAAAATTTAATTCTTTATATTCTTTGCCGTTGTGTGTGAAAGTCTTTATTAATTTAATTCTCATTTATAGCACCGTCCATTTTTGTAATGTAATGAAAGGATTTTACACACTGGAAGCATATAACCTCCTTTCATAATTTATTTTTACGCGAATATTTTAGCATAACAAAAGAGACCCGCCGCCGGCTGACGGGTCCCTTTTGCATTTTTTTAAAAATGCTTGACGTTAATATTTTAGCATAACAAAACGGGAACTCGCTCCTAGAGAAAAAGCGAATTCCCATTTTGCATAAATTTTTGATAAAGGACGCATATATTTTAGCACACAAAAAAGAGACTGCTGCCGAATCTGCAAATCTCTTAATTGTAATATTCAAGCTGAATAAATTATTAATCTGTCATAATGAAGGCATGAATATTATAACGCATAAATTGCGAATGCTATAATAATTTCAACAAAGACAAGCAAAGGAGACGGCAAAACATGAATAATCACAATAATAAAGAATATATTACACGTGAAATTTTTGACGCGAATATCTTAGCAATTCGGGAAGCAATGGCAGCAAGTGAAGCACGGCATGAGAGAATAGCCGCCGAAATGAGAACGGAATATGCACTGACACAAATACGGCTCGATAACATGAATAAACGCATAGACAATATAGAACGCTCGCAAGATAGATTTTTTCGAAATATGAGTCTGGCATTAACGGGCATGACATTATTATTTACGCTGTTACAGATATTTTTACGATAAATACAAGCCTGTATAATTTCCTGTGAGGTGATATAAACATGACAGAATTTGATTTATTATTGAACTTACCGCAGGAAATTGACTTCAACCCGCCCGACACTGTGAGAGAAATTCTCCAGAACGTGCGCACGATTTTAACGACTTATAAATATAGTGTGCCGCTTGATAGAGAGTTCGGAATCGCCGCAAATTTTCTTGACGAATCACAGCCCCGCGCAGTTGCATTATTAGCTTCAGAAATGGCCGGCGCCCTCGCAAAATTTGAGCCCCGCGCAAAATTACGGGAAATCAAGATAGAGAGTGATTCAAATGGTAAATTTTGGCCCCGTGTTAAAATCAGACTCGTAACAAGCTAGAAAGGAGACGCATAAAACATGAGCAAAAATCATAATAAAGAATATATAACACGTGAAATTTTTGACGCAAATATTTTAGCGATTCGCGAGGCAATGGCAGCCAGCGGGGCACGTCACGAACGAATCACCGCCGAAATGAGAGTCGAGAATGAAAGAATGCGCGCGGAATATAGAACTGCACAAACAAGAATAGAGACTCGGCTTGATAATATAGAACGTTCACTCGATAACTTTTTCAAAATTTCCGGCGCGGCTTTGGCGGGCATGACGTTATTATTTACTTTGCTGCAAATATTTTTACGGTAAGAAATCTTGTATAATTCGCTGCGAGGTGATTTACATGACTAAAAGCGAATTATTTAGCACTCTGAATGATATTACATTTGCAGAAAAAAGCGCGGCCAAGATTGAGAGTGAAATTATTAACTTGTATGAACAGCACACGGAAAGAATTCTAGCACGCGGCGACCCTGTGAGACTCTTTCTTGAGACTATAACACTTATAATTATTCAGCAGAGAAATTTAATAGATTACTCGGCAAAAATGAACTTGCTTGCATATGCTGAGGGGGATTTTCTTGATCATTTAGGGGCGTTGCTCGGTGTTAGAAGATTAGACGCGAGCCCCGCAAAGGTTACTATAAGATTTACACTTTCAGAATCACAAGCCGGTAAAGTTTTAATTCCTGAAGGAACGCGGGTCACTCCCGGAAATAATATTTTATTTGCGCTTGATAGCGCCTTAGAGATTAACGCGGGAGATTTAACAAGTGAGGCTGTATGCACGTGCACACAGTCCGGAATTACCGGAAATGATTATCTGCCCGGCCAGATAAAAAAATTAGTTGACGTCTTCCCGTATGAGTTAAGCGCCGAAAATATCGACACTTCAAGCGGAGGCACTGACATAGAGAACGATGAAAATTTTAGAGAAAGAATACAACTCGCGCCTGAAAGTTTTTCAAATGCAGGCTCAACAGGAGCATATACATTTTATGCGAGGTCGGCAAATAGTGATATAACAGACTGCGCAGTAATCGGCCCTCATGATAATTTAGGAGTTCCGCCCGGCGAAGTGCATATTTACCCGTTAATGACCGGCGGCGTATTGCCGAGTTCAGAAATTTTGAGCGAAGTATACAACACATGCAACGCGCAAGACATAAGGCCCGATACCGATTTATTGAGAGTGAAGACTCCGGAAATAGTAAATTATGATTTGAGCGTGAAATTTTATATAGACAAAGCGGATTCAAGTATAGCCGGACAAATTGCAAATTCTGTAGAGATTGCTATAAATGATTTTATTAAATGGCAGCGCGCGAGACTTGGCCGTGATATAAACCCGTCGGAACTTAATAGAAGGATTATTAACGCCGGAGCAAAACGCTGTGAAATAGAGTCGCCAAATTTCAGAGTGTTATTACCGTATCAATTAGCAGTCTCAAACGAGATATTAATCACATACGGGGGACTTGAAGAGGGATAAATTAATTTTTTTTGCTAGAATAATATTATCTTGAGTAATAAGAAAGAAGGGTTTAATCATGAGTGAAGACAAGAAAGAATTTATTACACGTGAAATTTTTGACGCGAATATTTTAGCAATTCGGGAGGCAATGGCAGCAAGTGAAGCACGGCATGAGAGAATCGCCGCCGAAATGAGAACGGAAGCTGCCGAAATGAGAACGCAATACACACTGACTCAAATGCGGCTCGATAACATGGATAAACGAATTGACAACATGAAAAATTCGCTGGATAAATTTTTTAGGAATACCGGACTTGCTTTAACGGGAATGACTTTATTATTTACGGCCCTGCAAATCTCACTGTCATTAATAACAATCATGAAATAAAAGCCTGTTCACACGGGCAGGCTTTATTATTCAATATCCCGCAAATATTCTTTTAACTTAATATTAACTTCAGCAGAAATTAACGCGCCTGTATTATCGATAATCTTATGCGACTCTTCCAGCGACTCAATCACCCACCGGCTCCAGCCCTGAATTTTGCCGTCAAGTATAAACGGTATTGCTTGGTGAGTTTCCAGCATTTCATGTAATTTATCAAGTTCATATTCCGGAGTTATTCCGAGCTGTGCTTCAAGTTTTATAGTAAGACTTGCCGAGCTCGCGTTAATGCCCGTGAACTCTAAAATATTTTTCCTGTTGTGTATAGCGTGCTCTGCATACTTGGCCGAGTGTGAGAAGCTCAAATTATCAAACGTGAATACTTTTGAGATACTGGCTTCAAATGTTACATCACCGAGTGCGCCTATCATGAATTAATCACCCCGCTTATAAAAAATAAATCCCCGTCAACAAAAACCTATCACGAAAGGAGACCGTGAAATTTGGAAAGAATACGGGGACTTGTAAATAATGACTAATATAATAATGCGAATATATTATACAAGATAACAGCAAATCCCCCGCCTAGAAAGAAGATAGAGGCAGGGGACCCGCTTTATAAGGCATTAGTTAATACGTGAAAATTTACATTTGCTTAAATCACACATTAGAGAAAACATGCGGTTATTATAACACGTTATTATTTGCCGAGCGCGCGCCTTACTTCAGCTAAATAATCAGTGCCGTTCACTCTATAAATATAATTGAACTTGTCTAACATGATTCTTTCTTGATGGTCATATTCGATTTTAATAAAATAAATTTCGTGTTCAGTCTCGGACTCTTGAGAATCACCGACAACCAAATTACCTAAATTGCTGTGTTTAGTCGTTGCCTTACAGAAAATGTGAAGCGGTTTAGCCTGCATAATTCCCGCGCCCGCGTCGTATTCCTGAATAGCTCCGTAAATGTCTAAATCGTGCGCTATCTGATTTGCTAACACATAGAAATTTGACGGAGCCGCCCGCCACTTAAGAGTTAATGCAGTGCTGTTGAAGTGGCCAAGTACTATAGAATCAACAACGCCCGCAATTCCTGCGCCCTTGACTTCACTGGTCATACTTTCAAGATTCGGCAAAGTTCCGTCCGCAATTCCCGACTCGTCCGAGCCGTCAACGTATACAGCAAAATTTATAAATTTCTCTGGTATTAAATTAGGCATAATATATAATTCCTTTCATAAACTTAAATTTTGGATAATCCATAAGTCATAATATTTTCATGGGCAGTCATTCGCATTAACGGCCGCCCATTTTGTTACGCCGTGTGCATTGCTTCGAATAATTCAGCAACGTATGACGGGTCATATTCAAAGATTCCTTCTATGTCTTCAGCAGGTGACGGAGGAGTCATATAAACGTGTAAAAATAATTTGCCGTCCATTAGACTCGTGATTGCATTCTCGCTTTCGATAAATTCAACGCGCCCGCCTAAAATCATATCCCGCGCCTGTAAAGAGTTTAGATACATATCGAACGAGTTAATAATTGTGCGGATTAATCTCACTGTTAAAGGCTCGTCGACTTTCTGCCAGAATGTGAGAATAAATTGATTACCGACAAAATCAAACATGCGCCGAATAGGTATAAACGCGTCTTTTACATCTGTATTAGCGGGATAGCAGCCCGTTCTATTACCCCATGCACGCCAGCCGCCTATCCAGTTTAAAGCGGTTACTATGCCCTGAGAGTTCAAATAATTAGCCTGCTCAAGTCCGAGTAAAATTTCATCGCCCGCAGCATTCACGCACGAGTCCATTTGCAATAATTCATTTGACGGGGATTTATACGGAACATCGCCGCGCGCTTTATCAGTCTTATTCATGAGACCTATTAACTGAGTCGACATGTGAAAAACGTAATCGCCGAGTTTGATTTTAGGCCAGCAGACTATTTCGCGTTCAGCCATGTAATTATGCAAATTCTTCCATTCGGGGACGCTTGAATATACCGGAGCATTGCTTGAGTCGCTCGGAATATCAATAACAGCCTGCCCCGTAAATATTCCGTTAATGCTGTCTGCTTTAGCTCTCATGACTGCAGCAACAACAGAAGACCCGCTAAATTTTGGGCTGCCTATTAAGCCCGGCACAATTCGGAATTTAGGGAAGACCTGATTAACAATTTCAAGGCCTTTATACGCTCCCGTGTTCACATCAACGCCGCCTATAATGTCCGAGTCTGTTACGCTTTGAGGCTTTGCGATTGTGTAACCGACCTTACAAGACGCTAAATTTTTCATTGCACCTGTTGAGATAATATTAATTATTGCGTTGCCGTCAGAGTCATAATTTAGCGTATAATCTT
Encoded here:
- a CDS encoding phage tail assembly protein, whose amino-acid sequence is MRIKLIKTFTHNGKEYKELNFEFDKLTGQDMIDAEEITRRAGGNITMGAADYSRGYVLTIAAKASGLPREALMTLGAQDFTNILNQTLIFLSGADSGSLEEKTV
- a CDS encoding GPW/gp25 family protein, whose translation is MTEFDLLLNLPQEIDFNPPDTVREILQNVRTILTTYKYSVPLDREFGIAANFLDESQPRAVALLASEMAGALAKFEPRAKLREIKIESDSNGKFWPRVKIRLVTS
- a CDS encoding baseplate J/gp47 family protein, coding for MTKSELFSTLNDITFAEKSAAKIESEIINLYEQHTERILARGDPVRLFLETITLIIIQQRNLIDYSAKMNLLAYAEGDFLDHLGALLGVRRLDASPAKVTIRFTLSESQAGKVLIPEGTRVTPGNNILFALDSALEINAGDLTSEAVCTCTQSGITGNDYLPGQIKKLVDVFPYELSAENIDTSSGGTDIENDENFRERIQLAPESFSNAGSTGAYTFYARSANSDITDCAVIGPHDNLGVPPGEVHIYPLMTGGVLPSSEILSEVYNTCNAQDIRPDTDLLRVKTPEIVNYDLSVKFYIDKADSSIAGQIANSVEIAINDFIKWQRARLGRDINPSELNRRIINAGAKRCEIESPNFRVLLPYQLAVSNEILITYGGLEEG
- a CDS encoding phage tail protein, producing MIGALGDVTFEASISKVFTFDNLSFSHSAKYAEHAIHNRKNILEFTGINASSASLTIKLEAQLGITPEYELDKLHEMLETHQAIPFILDGKIQGWSRWVIESLEESHKIIDNTGALISAEVNIKLKEYLRDIE
- a CDS encoding phage major tail tube protein → MPNLIPEKFINFAVYVDGSDESGIADGTLPNLESMTSEVKGAGIAGVVDSIVLGHFNSTALTLKWRAAPSNFYVLANQIAHDLDIYGAIQEYDAGAGIMQAKPLHIFCKATTKHSNLGNLVVGDSQESETEHEIYFIKIEYDHQERIMLDKFNYIYRVNGTDYLAEVRRALGK
- a CDS encoding phage tail sheath family protein, yielding MAFKHGVYKQEVPTSLIPVVQMEAGLPVIVGTAPVFMKDSSNVNKPVLCYSYDEAVNAFGYSTGWEKYTLCEFIYSQFALYGAGPCVLINVLDVTRHKEVKAPASFTIQDKQINLGQDVIISAGLTFEAGTDYALNQDYTLNYDSDGNAIINIISTGAMKNLASCKVGYTIAKPQSVTDSDIIGGVDVNTGAYKGLEIVNQVFPKFRIVPGLIGSPKFSGSSVVAAVMRAKADSINGIFTGQAVIDIPSDSSNAPVYSSVPEWKNLHNYMAEREIVCWPKIKLGDYVFHMSTQLIGLMNKTDKARGDVPYKSPSNELLQMDSCVNAAGDEILLGLEQANYLNSQGIVTALNWIGGWRAWGNRTGCYPANTDVKDAFIPIRRMFDFVGNQFILTFWQKVDEPLTVRLIRTIINSFDMYLNSLQARDMILGGRVEFIESENAITSLMDGKLFLHVYMTPPSPAEDIEGIFEYDPSYVAELFEAMHTA